One Mycolicibacterium parafortuitum DNA segment encodes these proteins:
- a CDS encoding M24 family metallopeptidase codes for MTEARFGTAVYANRLRAAASAAADAGLAGLVITPGYDLRYLTGSRAQTFERLTALVLPAVGDPTIVVPRLELAALKESAVAELGVAVRDWVDGEDPYRMVAETLGGHGPQQVAVTDSMTALHLLPLAEVLGTVPVLATDVLRRLRMIKDPAEIDALRKAGAAIDRVHARVPEFLVPGRTEADVAADIAEAIVAEGHSEVAFIIVGSGPHGADPHHECSDRELQAGDIVVVDIGGPYDPGYNSDSTRTYSLGEPDPEVARRYAVLQRAQRAAVDAVRPGVTAEQIDAAARDVLAAEGLADAFVHRTGHGIGLSVHEEPYIVAGNTLPLAEGMAFSVEPGIYFPGQWGARIEDIVVVTADGALSVNNRPHDLVVVPVP; via the coding sequence ATGACGGAAGCTCGTTTCGGGACCGCCGTGTACGCGAACCGACTGCGCGCCGCCGCGTCCGCCGCCGCGGATGCCGGGCTGGCCGGTCTGGTCATCACCCCCGGCTACGACCTGCGCTATCTGACCGGATCGCGGGCGCAGACCTTCGAGCGGCTCACCGCGCTGGTGCTGCCGGCCGTGGGGGACCCGACGATCGTGGTGCCCCGTCTGGAACTCGCCGCGCTGAAGGAGTCGGCCGTGGCCGAACTCGGTGTGGCGGTTCGTGATTGGGTCGACGGTGAGGACCCGTACCGGATGGTGGCCGAGACCCTCGGCGGGCACGGGCCACAGCAGGTTGCGGTGACGGATTCGATGACCGCGCTGCACCTGTTGCCGCTGGCCGAGGTGCTGGGCACGGTGCCGGTGCTGGCCACCGACGTGCTGCGCCGGCTGCGGATGATCAAGGATCCCGCCGAGATCGACGCGCTGCGCAAGGCGGGCGCCGCGATCGACCGGGTGCACGCGCGGGTCCCGGAGTTTCTCGTCCCCGGCCGCACCGAGGCCGACGTGGCTGCCGACATCGCCGAAGCGATTGTCGCGGAAGGACATTCAGAGGTCGCCTTCATCATCGTCGGATCGGGGCCGCACGGCGCCGACCCGCACCACGAGTGCTCCGACCGCGAGTTGCAGGCCGGTGACATCGTCGTGGTCGACATCGGCGGTCCCTACGATCCAGGCTACAACTCCGATTCGACACGCACCTACAGCCTCGGCGAGCCCGACCCTGAGGTCGCACGCCGGTACGCGGTGCTCCAGCGGGCCCAGCGCGCCGCGGTCGACGCGGTGCGTCCCGGGGTCACCGCCGAGCAGATCGACGCGGCCGCCCGCGATGTGCTCGCCGCCGAGGGCCTGGCGGATGCGTTCGTGCACCGCACCGGACACGGTATCGGGCTGTCCGTGCACGAGGAGCCCTACATCGTCGCCGGGAACACGCTGCCGTTGGCCGAGGGCATGGCCTTCTCGGTGGAGCCGGGGATCTACTTCCCGGGACAGTGGGGCGCGCGCATCGAGGACATCGTGGTGGTGACCGCCGACGGTGCCCTGTCGGTCAACAACCGGCCGCACGACCTGGTCGTGGTGCCGGTGCCCTGA
- a CDS encoding F420-dependent biliverdin reductase — MPKPTTRLTDDALEFLTERHLAMLTTLRADGSPHVVAVGFTFDPATHIARVITTGGSQKAVNAEQRGVAVLSQVDGARWLSLEGAATVNSDPDAVRDAERRYAQRYRTPRPNPKRVVIEVRVQRVLGSSRLLDRGEA, encoded by the coding sequence ATGCCGAAGCCGACGACACGACTGACCGACGATGCGCTCGAGTTCCTGACCGAACGCCATCTGGCGATGCTGACCACCCTGCGCGCGGACGGCTCGCCGCACGTCGTCGCCGTCGGGTTCACCTTCGACCCGGCCACCCACATCGCCCGGGTCATCACCACCGGCGGCTCCCAGAAGGCCGTCAACGCCGAGCAACGCGGCGTCGCGGTGCTCAGCCAGGTCGACGGCGCCCGCTGGCTGTCGTTGGAGGGTGCAGCCACCGTGAACTCCGACCCCGACGCGGTCCGCGACGCCGAACGGCGCTACGCGCAGCGCTACCGCACCCCGCGGCCGAACCCGAAGCGCGTCGTGATCGAGGTTCGGGTTCAGCGGGTGCTGGGCTCGTCCCGGCTGCTCGACCGCGGCGAGGCCTGA
- a CDS encoding SDR family NAD(P)-dependent oxidoreductase yields the protein MSDTGLVVVFGGRSEIGGELAQRLAPGVTVVLAARRSADLQAEIAAVRQAGATAMHAVEFDADDLAAHEAVVDAIIAEHGPIGTAVLAFGILGDQSRAEKDAAHAASIAHTDYVAQVSLLTVLADRMRTAGSGTLVAFSSIAGYRVRRANYVYGSAKAGLDGFCNGLSDALHGTGVRLLLVRPGFVIGRMTEGMSPAPLSSTPAQVADATVRALRKGRTTVWIPASLAVLACVFRMMPRWMWRRLPR from the coding sequence GTGAGCGATACCGGCCTGGTCGTCGTGTTCGGCGGCCGCAGTGAGATCGGTGGGGAGCTGGCGCAGCGGCTGGCCCCCGGAGTGACGGTGGTGCTGGCCGCCCGCAGGTCCGCGGATCTGCAGGCGGAGATCGCCGCGGTGCGGCAGGCGGGGGCGACTGCGATGCACGCGGTCGAGTTCGACGCCGACGACCTGGCCGCACACGAGGCCGTCGTCGACGCGATCATCGCCGAGCACGGGCCGATCGGCACCGCGGTGCTGGCGTTCGGGATCCTCGGCGACCAGTCCCGCGCCGAGAAGGACGCCGCGCACGCCGCGTCCATCGCGCACACCGACTACGTCGCGCAGGTGAGCTTGTTGACGGTGCTCGCCGACCGGATGCGCACAGCGGGTTCGGGGACGCTGGTGGCGTTCTCGTCGATCGCCGGGTACCGGGTGCGCCGCGCCAACTACGTGTACGGTTCGGCCAAGGCGGGGCTGGACGGATTCTGCAACGGGCTTTCCGACGCGCTGCACGGCACCGGGGTGCGGCTGCTGCTGGTGCGGCCGGGATTCGTGATCGGAAGGATGACCGAGGGAATGTCGCCCGCGCCGTTGTCGAGCACGCCCGCGCAGGTCGCCGACGCGACGGTGAGGGCGCTGCGCAAGGGCCGGACCACGGTGTGGATCCCGGCGTCGCTGGCGGTGCTGGCTTGCGTGTTCCGGATGATGCCGAGGTGGATGTGGCGGAGGCTGCCGCGGTGA
- the cbiE gene encoding precorrin-6y C5,15-methyltransferase (decarboxylating) subunit CbiE has protein sequence MIVVVGIGADGMSGLPAASKDELARATVVYGSRRQLELLDDSVTATRRAWPSPLLPALRALGDDTDGDVHVVASGDPLLHGIGSTLIRMFGADRVAVLPHVSSVTLACSRVGWPVQDTEIISLVTNDVHTAVRRGGQAVVLSRDGSSPVALARLLTATGRGDSELTILEQLGGPRELRRSSTAREWAARPPGDVDDLNVMAVRYLPDERRYGALPDDAFAHDGQITKQAVRAATLAALGPRPGELLWDVGAGSGSVAIEWCLSGPGCRAVAFERDETRRARITGNADTFGARVDTAAGAPEAFASVPPPDAVFVGGGVSSPGLIEACWEHLRAGGRIVVNAVTVESEAVLAQWYSRHGGELRRYQHYRGDAVGSFTGWRPAMPVTQWSTTKPHTT, from the coding sequence ATGATCGTCGTCGTGGGTATCGGCGCCGACGGGATGTCGGGGCTTCCGGCCGCGTCGAAGGACGAGTTGGCCAGGGCGACAGTCGTCTACGGGTCGCGGCGGCAGCTCGAGCTGCTCGACGACAGCGTCACCGCGACACGTCGCGCGTGGCCGTCGCCGCTGCTGCCCGCCTTGCGCGCACTTGGTGACGACACCGACGGCGACGTCCACGTGGTCGCCAGCGGCGACCCGTTGCTGCACGGCATCGGCAGCACGTTGATCAGGATGTTCGGCGCCGACCGGGTCGCCGTGCTGCCGCACGTGTCGTCGGTGACGCTGGCGTGTTCGCGGGTCGGCTGGCCGGTTCAGGACACCGAGATCATCAGCCTGGTCACCAACGATGTGCACACCGCGGTGCGCCGCGGCGGTCAGGCCGTGGTGTTGTCGCGCGACGGTTCCAGCCCGGTGGCGCTGGCGCGGTTGCTGACCGCGACCGGCCGCGGCGACTCGGAGCTGACGATCCTCGAACAGCTCGGCGGCCCAAGGGAATTGCGGCGTTCGTCCACGGCGCGGGAATGGGCGGCCCGGCCACCCGGGGACGTCGACGACCTCAACGTGATGGCGGTGCGGTACCTGCCCGACGAGCGGCGTTACGGCGCGCTGCCCGACGACGCGTTCGCCCACGACGGACAGATCACCAAACAGGCGGTCCGGGCGGCCACCCTGGCGGCGCTGGGGCCGCGGCCCGGCGAACTGCTGTGGGACGTCGGGGCCGGATCCGGCAGTGTCGCGATCGAGTGGTGCCTGTCCGGGCCGGGTTGTCGCGCCGTGGCGTTCGAACGCGATGAGACCCGGCGGGCACGGATCACCGGAAACGCCGATACGTTCGGCGCGCGCGTCGACACGGCGGCGGGAGCGCCCGAGGCGTTCGCGTCGGTGCCTCCGCCGGATGCGGTGTTCGTCGGCGGCGGGGTCAGCAGCCCTGGCCTGATCGAGGCCTGCTGGGAACACCTCCGTGCTGGCGGCCGGATCGTGGTCAACGCTGTCACCGTCGAGTCCGAAGCCGTGCTGGCGCAGTGGTATTCACGACACGGCGGCGAGTTGCGGCGCTACCAGCACTACCGCGGGGACGCGGTCGGCTCGTTCACCGGATGGCGTCCGGCGATGCCGGTCACGCAGTGGTCGACGACGAAGCCTCATACGACCTGA
- a CDS encoding phosphotransferase family protein gives MSIPRTPEDITPQWLGSALGTEVDDVTVTAIGTGQTGATYRVSAAYPSPSADRPTTFAVKLPAQDDAVRERVALGYLSEVDFYSSITTHVAVPVPDCFHSEISSDGSDFVLILADMAPAEQGDQIAGCSTAEATLAVEALAGLHGPSWGDRRFFDLPSIVMPKPGDEAASKGLGDVAVMAANMTLDKLGGSVSDEDRDTLLTSMGLVTPWLMAEPDRFSLMHGDYRLDNLLYDPDRTRVTVVDWQTVGIGLPTRDLAYFTATSLLPEDRATVERDLVERYHAALVGHGVTGYDVETCWQDYRLGVFQAPLITTLGFAFAASTERGDEMILTMLHRGCRAIRELGAIDLVRSYEASSSTTA, from the coding sequence GTGAGCATCCCCCGCACCCCGGAAGACATCACCCCACAGTGGCTGGGCTCGGCACTCGGAACCGAGGTCGACGACGTCACCGTGACCGCGATCGGCACCGGGCAGACCGGCGCGACGTACCGGGTGAGCGCGGCCTACCCGTCACCGTCGGCGGATCGGCCCACCACGTTCGCGGTCAAGTTGCCCGCCCAGGACGACGCGGTGCGTGAGCGGGTCGCGCTGGGCTACCTGTCCGAGGTCGACTTCTACTCGTCGATCACCACCCATGTCGCGGTTCCCGTCCCGGACTGCTTCCACAGCGAGATCTCCTCGGACGGTTCGGATTTCGTGCTCATCCTGGCCGACATGGCGCCGGCCGAACAGGGTGACCAGATCGCCGGATGCAGCACCGCGGAGGCCACGCTGGCCGTCGAGGCGCTGGCCGGTCTGCACGGCCCCAGCTGGGGTGACCGCCGCTTCTTCGACCTGCCGTCGATCGTGATGCCCAAGCCGGGAGACGAGGCCGCCTCGAAGGGCCTCGGGGACGTCGCGGTGATGGCGGCGAACATGACGCTCGACAAGCTCGGCGGCTCGGTCAGCGACGAGGACCGCGACACGCTGCTGACCTCGATGGGCCTGGTCACGCCGTGGCTGATGGCCGAACCGGACCGATTCTCGCTGATGCACGGCGACTACCGGCTCGACAACCTGCTCTACGACCCCGACCGCACCCGCGTCACCGTCGTCGACTGGCAGACCGTCGGGATCGGTTTGCCGACAAGGGATCTGGCATACTTCACCGCGACCAGCCTGCTTCCCGAGGACCGCGCGACCGTCGAACGCGACCTCGTCGAGCGCTACCACGCCGCACTCGTCGGGCACGGCGTCACCGGGTACGACGTCGAAACCTGTTGGCAGGACTATCGGCTCGGCGTGTTCCAGGCGCCGCTGATCACCACGCTGGGGTTCGCGTTCGCGGCGTCGACCGAACGCGGCGACGAGATGATCCTGACCATGCTGCACCGCGGTTGTCGCGCGATCCGCGAGCTCGGCGCGATCGACCTGGTCAGGTCGTATGAGGCTTCGTCGTCGACCACTGCGTGA
- a CDS encoding TetR/AcrR family transcriptional regulator, with amino-acid sequence MRSPTDRRQPQKSDLRRVAILESLNHHLRESGFDALNIADVTRRAGVTRSAFYFYFENKAAGVAALLEPMYDDGFLAGDILTDTTRPPRRRIRGMLEALLDTVDEHRYLLQAMLEARATSPSIRDVWDQARETFVPTVAQMITAERDGGRAPGGPAPEILASILLEFNDRLMERYTVGGRLSREDLLTAAESVWLRTIYLNDEDNHR; translated from the coding sequence GTGCGGTCCCCGACCGACCGGCGTCAACCACAGAAGAGCGACCTGCGCCGCGTCGCGATCCTGGAATCCCTGAACCATCATCTGCGGGAATCGGGTTTCGACGCACTCAACATCGCCGACGTCACCCGCCGCGCCGGGGTGACCCGCTCGGCGTTCTACTTCTACTTCGAGAACAAGGCCGCGGGTGTGGCCGCTCTGCTCGAGCCGATGTACGACGACGGCTTCCTGGCCGGCGACATCCTCACCGACACCACCCGACCCCCGCGTCGGCGCATCCGCGGCATGCTCGAGGCCCTGCTCGACACCGTCGACGAGCACCGCTACCTGCTGCAGGCCATGCTCGAGGCACGCGCGACCAGCCCGTCGATCCGTGACGTGTGGGATCAGGCCCGAGAGACCTTCGTCCCGACCGTCGCGCAGATGATCACCGCCGAACGCGACGGCGGGCGCGCGCCGGGCGGGCCCGCACCCGAGATCCTTGCCAGCATCCTGCTGGAGTTCAACGACCGCCTGATGGAGCGCTACACCGTCGGCGGCCGGCTCAGCCGCGAAGACCTGCTGACCGCGGCCGAATCCGTATGGCTGCGCACGATTTACCTCAACGACGAGGACAACCACCGATGA
- a CDS encoding precorrin-2 C(20)-methyltransferase: MSTRQGTLWGVGLGPGDPELVTVKAARVIGAADVVAYHSARHGRSIARGIAEPYLRDGQIEEHLVYPVTTETSDHPGGYAGAMEDFYRESADRIAAHLDAGRDVALLAEGDPLFYSSYMHMHTRLTQRFDAVIVPGVTSVSAASAAVSTPLVQGDQVLTILPGTLPQAELQRRLADTDAAVILKLGRSYPAVRQALSGAGRLDDAFYVERASTERQRVLPAADVDDGSVPYFALAMLPGDGRRRAGTGSVAVVGLGPGDTGWMTSQSRHELAAATDLIGYGPYLDRVGLRDGQRRHPSDNTDEPARARLACELAQQGRAVAVVSSGDPGVFAMATAVLEEAEQWPGVEVRVIPAMTAAQAVASRVGAPLGHDYAVISLSDRLKPWDVIVRRLSAAAAADMVLAIYNPASKSRTWQVGAMRDLLLEHRDPATPVVIGRDVGGPHESVTVTALGDLDPAAVDMRCLLIIGSTQTRWHRSADGADRVFTLRRYPPS, from the coding sequence ATGAGCACTCGTCAGGGAACACTCTGGGGTGTCGGGCTCGGGCCCGGCGACCCTGAACTGGTCACCGTCAAGGCGGCCCGGGTGATCGGTGCGGCCGATGTGGTCGCCTACCACAGCGCCCGCCACGGCCGCAGCATCGCACGCGGTATCGCCGAGCCGTACCTGCGGGACGGCCAGATCGAGGAGCACCTCGTCTACCCGGTGACCACCGAGACGTCCGACCATCCGGGCGGCTACGCCGGCGCGATGGAGGACTTCTACCGCGAGTCCGCCGACCGGATCGCCGCGCACCTCGACGCCGGGCGCGACGTCGCGTTGCTCGCCGAGGGTGACCCGCTGTTCTACAGCTCCTACATGCACATGCACACGCGGTTGACGCAGCGATTCGACGCGGTCATCGTGCCCGGGGTGACGTCGGTCAGCGCGGCGTCGGCCGCGGTGTCGACACCGCTGGTGCAGGGCGACCAGGTGCTGACGATCCTGCCCGGCACACTGCCGCAGGCCGAGCTGCAACGCCGCCTCGCCGACACCGACGCCGCGGTGATCCTCAAGCTCGGCCGCTCCTACCCCGCTGTCCGGCAAGCGCTTTCGGGGGCGGGCCGGCTCGACGACGCGTTCTACGTCGAGCGCGCCAGCACCGAACGGCAGCGGGTGCTGCCCGCCGCCGATGTCGACGACGGATCGGTGCCGTACTTCGCACTCGCGATGCTCCCCGGTGACGGGCGCAGACGCGCGGGCACCGGCTCGGTCGCGGTCGTCGGGCTCGGCCCCGGCGACACCGGGTGGATGACCTCGCAGAGCCGCCACGAGCTCGCCGCGGCGACCGACCTGATCGGGTACGGGCCGTACCTGGACCGGGTCGGACTGCGCGACGGGCAGCGCAGACATCCTTCCGACAACACCGACGAACCCGCGCGGGCCCGGCTGGCGTGCGAACTCGCCCAGCAGGGCCGCGCGGTCGCGGTGGTGTCCTCCGGGGACCCCGGGGTGTTCGCGATGGCGACCGCGGTGCTCGAAGAGGCCGAGCAGTGGCCGGGCGTCGAGGTCCGGGTGATCCCGGCGATGACCGCCGCCCAGGCCGTGGCGAGCCGGGTCGGTGCGCCGCTCGGGCACGACTACGCGGTGATCTCGCTGTCGGACCGGCTCAAGCCCTGGGACGTGATCGTGCGCCGGCTGTCGGCGGCCGCGGCGGCCGACATGGTGCTGGCGATCTACAACCCGGCGTCGAAGTCGCGCACCTGGCAGGTCGGCGCGATGCGCGATCTGCTCCTCGAGCACCGCGATCCGGCCACCCCGGTGGTGATCGGGCGCGACGTCGGCGGTCCGCACGAGTCGGTCACGGTGACCGCGCTGGGCGACCTGGACCCGGCCGCCGTCGACATGCGCTGTCTGCTGATCATCGGCTCCACCCAGACCCGCTGGCACCGCAGCGCCGACGGCGCGGACCGGGTGTTCACGCTGCGCCGCTATCCGCCGAGTTGA
- a CDS encoding precorrin-8X methylmutase → MLDYIRDAAEIYRQSFATIRAEADLARFPEDVARVVVRLIHTCGQVDVAEHVAFTPDVVARTHAALAAGAPILCDSSMVAAGITRSRLPADNEVVSLVADPRARDLAAELGSTRSAAAVDLWAERIPGAVFAVGNAPTALFRLLELVDDGLAAPAAVLGGPVGFVGSAQSKQELIDRPRGMSYLVVTGRRGGSAMAAAAVNSIAAEEE, encoded by the coding sequence GTGCTCGACTACATCCGCGACGCCGCGGAGATCTATCGCCAGTCGTTCGCGACCATCCGTGCCGAGGCGGATCTGGCGCGGTTCCCCGAGGACGTGGCCCGCGTGGTGGTGCGGCTGATCCACACCTGCGGGCAGGTCGACGTCGCCGAGCACGTCGCCTTCACCCCCGACGTGGTGGCACGCACGCATGCCGCGCTGGCGGCCGGCGCCCCGATCCTGTGCGACTCGTCGATGGTGGCCGCCGGCATCACCCGGTCGCGGCTGCCCGCCGACAACGAGGTGGTGTCGCTGGTGGCCGATCCGCGTGCCCGCGACCTCGCCGCCGAGCTGGGCAGCACCCGGTCGGCCGCCGCGGTCGACCTGTGGGCCGAACGCATCCCCGGCGCGGTGTTCGCGGTCGGCAATGCGCCGACCGCGCTGTTCCGCCTGCTCGAGCTCGTCGACGACGGGCTGGCCGCACCGGCGGCGGTGCTCGGCGGACCGGTCGGGTTCGTCGGCTCCGCGCAGTCCAAACAGGAACTCATCGACCGTCCGCGAGGCATGTCCTACCTCGTGGTTACGGGCAGGCGCGGCGGCAGCGCGATGGCCGCCGCCGCGGTGAACTCGATTGCGGCAGAGGAAGAATGA
- a CDS encoding TauD/TfdA dioxygenase family protein, which yields MSTLHVVKLGAHIGARIDGVDLARGVDPDTAARINAALLEHKVIFFRGQHDLDDEGQLELARALGTPTTAHPTVTSRGAKVLPIDSRYDKANAWHTDVTFVDRIPKASLLRAVTLPPYGGTTAWASTEAAYDQLPEPLRVLAENLWAVHTNQYDYAGDADARLRPLADTERQYLEEFVSDYYETEHPVVRVHPETGRKVLLVGLFVKHFVGLGHAESATLLNLLQARITKLENTIRWNWELGDLAIWDNRATQHYAVSDYDDQFRRLSRVTLAGDIPVDVAGRPSRVIAGDASSYSPVVDPVRPAAPASLAS from the coding sequence ATGTCAACACTGCACGTGGTCAAGCTCGGCGCCCATATCGGGGCGCGTATCGACGGGGTGGATCTCGCCCGCGGGGTCGACCCCGACACGGCGGCGCGGATCAACGCCGCCCTGCTGGAGCACAAGGTGATCTTCTTCCGGGGTCAGCACGATCTGGACGACGAGGGGCAGCTGGAGCTGGCCCGCGCGCTGGGTACGCCGACCACCGCCCACCCGACGGTGACCTCCCGCGGGGCCAAGGTGCTGCCGATCGACTCGCGCTACGACAAGGCGAACGCCTGGCACACCGATGTGACGTTCGTCGACCGCATCCCGAAGGCGTCGTTGTTGCGCGCGGTCACGCTGCCGCCCTACGGCGGCACCACCGCGTGGGCGTCGACCGAGGCCGCCTACGACCAGCTTCCGGAGCCGCTGCGCGTGCTCGCCGAGAATCTGTGGGCGGTGCACACCAATCAGTACGACTACGCCGGCGACGCCGACGCGCGCCTGCGCCCGCTCGCCGACACCGAACGCCAGTACCTCGAGGAGTTCGTCTCCGACTACTACGAGACCGAGCACCCGGTGGTGCGGGTGCACCCGGAGACGGGGCGCAAGGTGCTGCTGGTCGGCCTGTTCGTCAAGCACTTCGTCGGGCTCGGGCACGCCGAGTCCGCCACGCTGTTGAACCTGCTGCAGGCCCGGATCACCAAGCTGGAGAACACCATCCGGTGGAACTGGGAGCTGGGCGACCTCGCCATCTGGGACAACCGGGCCACCCAGCACTACGCGGTGTCCGACTACGACGACCAGTTCCGCCGCCTGAGCCGGGTCACGCTGGCCGGCGACATCCCCGTCGACGTCGCAGGCCGGCCCAGCCGGGTGATCGCCGGCGACGCGTCGTCGTACTCGCCGGTGGTCGACCCGGTCCGGCCCGCGGCCCCGGCCAGCCTCGCGAGCTGA
- a CDS encoding ABC transporter permease, translating to MTGLWDYVSTHYPQLAFDSYQHVSAVVQSVLIATVIGVAIGVLTYRNALAANIATATSSVILTVPAFALLGLLIPLFGLGVIPSVAALVLYSLLPIVRNTIVGLNAVDPALTDAARGIGMSRLQTLGRVELRLVWPAVLSAMRLATQMSMGVLAIAAYVKGPGLGNLIFAGLARVGSPTALPMALSGTLLIVILALVLDAALVLLGRLTTSKGIR from the coding sequence ATGACCGGGCTGTGGGATTACGTGTCCACGCACTACCCGCAGCTCGCGTTCGACTCCTATCAGCACGTCAGCGCGGTGGTGCAAAGCGTGCTGATCGCGACCGTGATCGGCGTGGCGATCGGGGTGCTGACCTACCGCAACGCGCTGGCGGCCAACATCGCTACCGCGACGTCCAGCGTGATCCTGACGGTGCCTGCGTTCGCGCTGCTGGGCCTGCTGATCCCGCTGTTCGGCCTGGGTGTGATCCCGAGCGTCGCGGCGCTGGTGCTCTATTCGCTGCTGCCGATCGTGCGCAACACCATCGTCGGGCTCAACGCGGTCGACCCGGCGCTGACCGATGCGGCACGCGGCATCGGGATGAGCCGCCTGCAGACGCTGGGCCGGGTCGAGCTGCGGCTGGTCTGGCCGGCCGTGCTGTCGGCGATGCGGCTGGCCACCCAGATGTCGATGGGCGTGCTCGCGATCGCGGCGTACGTCAAAGGCCCCGGCCTCGGAAACCTGATCTTCGCCGGGCTGGCCAGGGTGGGCAGCCCGACCGCGCTGCCGATGGCGTTGAGCGGAACGCTGCTCATCGTGATCCTGGCGCTCGTTCTCGACGCCGCCCTGGTTCTGCTCGGGCGGCTCACGACGTCGAAAGGCATTCGGTGA
- a CDS encoding ABC transporter ATP-binding protein, whose translation MTAQSAQSGTQSGPSGARIELDHVSKVYPGAKTPAVEDVSLEIPAGEIVVLVGPSGCGKTTTMRMINRLSEPTSGRILIGDRDALAIKPTELRRSIGYAIQQAGLFPHMTIRQNVGLVPGLLGWDRRRINDRVDELLDLVGLEPAQYADRYPRQLSGGQQQRVGVARALAADPPVLLMDEPFGAVDPITRSTLQDELLRLQTELRKTIVFVTHDFGEAVKLGDRIAVLGQQSKVLQYDTPQNILANPADDTVAGFVGSGASLQQLGLLRVKDVALEPRPSVHRGDSVEAVRAVIAATEHDWAVVLDDRQRPVNWVRESRLRHAATLADAVEKLDVVSTYSTLEDALEAILAEQHASAVVAGPGNRYEGVVTLDTLIDTITSLRAKAESSAASAAAGDDPS comes from the coding sequence GTGACAGCACAATCCGCGCAATCCGGCACCCAATCAGGCCCGAGCGGGGCGCGCATCGAACTCGACCACGTGTCGAAGGTCTACCCGGGCGCCAAAACGCCTGCCGTCGAAGACGTCTCGCTGGAGATCCCGGCCGGGGAGATCGTGGTCCTGGTCGGGCCGTCCGGTTGCGGCAAGACCACCACGATGCGGATGATCAACCGGCTCAGCGAACCCACCTCGGGGCGGATCCTGATCGGCGACCGGGACGCGCTGGCGATCAAGCCCACCGAACTGCGGCGCTCGATCGGCTACGCGATCCAGCAGGCGGGTCTGTTCCCGCACATGACGATCCGCCAGAACGTCGGCCTGGTTCCCGGGCTGCTCGGCTGGGACCGCCGCCGGATCAACGACCGGGTCGACGAACTGCTCGACCTGGTCGGGCTCGAACCCGCCCAGTACGCCGACCGCTACCCGCGTCAGCTCTCCGGTGGACAGCAGCAGCGCGTCGGGGTGGCCCGGGCACTGGCGGCCGACCCGCCCGTGCTGTTGATGGACGAACCGTTCGGCGCCGTCGACCCGATCACCCGCAGCACCCTCCAGGACGAGCTGCTGCGGCTGCAGACCGAACTGCGCAAGACCATCGTGTTCGTCACCCACGACTTCGGCGAGGCCGTCAAACTCGGCGACCGCATCGCGGTGCTGGGCCAGCAGTCCAAGGTGCTGCAGTACGACACCCCGCAGAACATCCTGGCCAACCCCGCCGACGACACCGTCGCCGGCTTCGTCGGGTCGGGGGCCTCGCTGCAGCAACTGGGGCTGTTGCGGGTCAAGGACGTCGCGCTGGAACCTCGGCCGTCCGTGCACCGCGGCGACAGCGTCGAGGCGGTGCGCGCGGTGATCGCGGCCACCGAGCACGACTGGGCGGTGGTGCTCGACGACCGGCAACGGCCGGTCAACTGGGTGCGTGAGAGCCGGCTGCGGCACGCCGCCACCCTGGCCGACGCGGTCGAGAAGCTCGACGTGGTCAGCACCTACTCCACGCTGGAGGACGCCCTCGAGGCGATCCTGGCCGAACAACACGCCTCGGCCGTCGTCGCCGGCCCCGGCAACCGCTACGAGGGCGTGGTCACGCTCGACACCCTGATCGACACCATCACCAGCCTGCGCGCCAAGGCGGAGTCTTCCGCGGCGTCGGCGGCCGCCGGGGACGACCCGTCGTGA